The following DNA comes from bacterium.
AAACGGGCCAGACCCAATATATTTTACCGCTTTATCACCCTGCGGCGGCCCTCTACAACGGTTCCCAGCGCGTTGTGCACCTGGAGGATTTCAAAAAAATTCCCGCAATCCTGGAGAAGATAAGGAACGGAACGATTACGCCCTTGTCCAATGAGCTGAAGCACGAACTTCTGAAGCCCGAGAAACCAAAACAGGCACATTTGACATTATAAGATTTACTTAAAAGAAAAACGCCCCACCGTGGCGGGGCGTGCGAATCTTTTGAATCTTCTCCATTCAGTTTTTCAGAAAGCTAAAGAGCCAATACTGATACTTTTTTCCGTTCTTGCCATCCAAGAGATGAAGCGGCACACCTCGCGGCATTTCCTCCCTGGGGATTCTGCCGGTGCCGAGTTTTTGAACGAGCGCTTCGGATTTCTTTGATAACGTTACGGCGTAGCCGCACACAAATCCTTTTTCGCGCATGCTCTCGATCGCCTGACGCATGAGATTCTCTGCAAGCCCCTTTCTCCGGAATGGCTTCGCAACTTTCAGCGTCGAGAAGTACACCACGCTGGGCGACAAAGGAACGGCACTAAAAGATGCGATGATTTGGCCGTTCGCCACAAGAAGGGTTGTGTGGCGGAGCTCTTTGTTCATAAACCCCTTCGAGAGCGCTGTGCCCAAGAACGTTCTTAGTCTTGCGAGGTCGAAACTTTTCGCCCGTCTTTCCTTAATGCGAATATTGGACTTGCAGCTGTTGCAGGACGCTTGGAACTTCATCTCTTTGCCCCCTTATTTTTCAAATAACCTCTATGTGCATCTGTAAGTGTTACACAAAAACAAATTTTTGTCAAATTTTGGCACAGCAAACACTCCGCCTTTCTTCGGCGGCTAGCAGGGTATGACTAAATCTATTTCCAAAGTTTTCGTTGCAGTGAGCGGAGGAGTTGACTCATCCGTTGCTTTGGCATTGCTCAAAAGGCAAGGGTATGACATTGTGGGGTGTTTTATGAAAAATTGGTCGCGCAACCTTCCCGGGCTTGAGTGTAATTGGGTGGGGGACAAGAAGGATGCGATTCGAGTTTGTGCAAAGCTTGGTGTGCCGTTCCGCGAAGTTGACCTGGAGAAGACATACTACGAGAAGGTTTTTAAGAACTTTATTCGAGAATATAAAGCGGGACGCACGCCTAATCCCGATATTCTTTGCAATAGCGAAGTGAAGTTCAAAGCTTTTTTGCAATGGGCATTGAAAAATGGAGCGGACATGATAGCAACGGGGCACTATGCAAAAATTCAAAATTCAAAAATCAAAAATCAAAATGACAAATCAAAATTCAAAATCAGATATAAACTCGCAGTTGCAAAAGACAAGAACAAGGACCAGAGCTATTTTCTCTATCGTCTTGGGCAAAAAGAGCTTTCTCGGACGCTCTTTCCGATTGGGGAATATGACAAGCCGAAAGTGCGCATGCTGGCACGCAAATTCGGACTTCCGACCGCCGATAAACCCGACAGCCAGGGCGTATGTTTTGTCGGTGAAGTTTCGCTTGAAACTTTTCTGCAGAACTTCATTCCACAAAAACTCGGCAGGATAATCAGGTTGCCGGAAAAAGGTTATTCCAATGTTCGCAAGAACATTGGAATAAGAACTTCGCTGGTTATTGGGGAGCATCCCGGGGTTTGGTATTTCACTATTGGACAGCGACATCATCTCGGCGTAAAAGGCGGCGGGAAAGTGCTGTATGTTGCGGCGAAAGATGTAAAAAGGAACATCTTATATGTTGCGCCAAAAAATCACCCCGCACTTTACAAAAAAGAGCTTTTACTCAAAGACGTATCATGGGTATCGGGCAGTGCGCTAAGACTGCCATTTCGGTGTATGGCGCGGATACGATATCGGCAACCACTCCAATCCTGCAGGATTAGAGAAGCAAAAAACAAAAAACAAAAAGCGACATTCAAGGTTGTTTTCGAGAATCCGCAGTGGGCTCCTGCCTCGGGCCAGTCAGCGGTGTTCTATAAAGATGAGAAAGTTATTGGGGGAGGAGTTATATTTACACAGCATGCCCGTTCATGGTAGGGTGAATTTTCATGAAATCTGCGGCCATGCTCCAAAAAGGTATCGCAAAAGGCATCGTGTGCACGATTTTCTCAATCGTCTTTTTTGCGTGTATCGCGCAAGGGGCCTCGGCACTGGTCATCAATGAAGTTATGTACGACCTGCCGGGAAGCGATAGCGGCCATGAGTGGGTGGAACTTTACAACGAGGGTGCGGATGCAATAACGATAGCC
Coding sequences within:
- a CDS encoding GNAT family N-acetyltransferase, whose product is MNKELRHTTLLVANGQIIASFSAVPLSPSVVYFSTLKVAKPFRRKGLAENLMRQAIESMREKGFVCGYAVTLSKKSEALVQKLGTGRIPREEMPRGVPLHLLDGKNGKKYQYWLFSFLKN
- the mnmA gene encoding tRNA 2-thiouridine(34) synthase MnmA, encoding MTKSISKVFVAVSGGVDSSVALALLKRQGYDIVGCFMKNWSRNLPGLECNWVGDKKDAIRVCAKLGVPFREVDLEKTYYEKVFKNFIREYKAGRTPNPDILCNSEVKFKAFLQWALKNGADMIATGHYAKIQNSKIKNQNDKSKFKIRYKLAVAKDKNKDQSYFLYRLGQKELSRTLFPIGEYDKPKVRMLARKFGLPTADKPDSQGVCFVGEVSLETFLQNFIPQKLGRIIRLPEKGYSNVRKNIGIRTSLVIGEHPGVWYFTIGQRHHLGVKGGGKVLYVAAKDVKRNILYVAPKNHPALYKKELLLKDVSWVSGSALRLPFRCMARIRYRQPLQSCRIREAKNKKQKATFKVVFENPQWAPASGQSAVFYKDEKVIGGGVIFTQHARSW